A single region of the Chryseobacterium culicis genome encodes:
- a CDS encoding PLP-dependent aminotransferase family protein, which yields MLRPWKLELEIDKKLDKAVYLQIADTIITDIRSGRLKAGDALPGSRNLAQTLKINRNTVVEAYQVLINEEWVISRERKGIFVSEKLPLLHEKNADAMHDSQNQRAMPNGVLINFDDGHPDSKIAPVNELARAYRQIFSIKAKWQMMGYGDEHGDVEFRKMISQMLNHQRGMHIHENEISITRGSQMGMFLTAQTLLTSGDQVIVEDPGYQPAWQAFQYAGAQLLRVPVDKEGINIETIERLLTEHQNVKALYITPHRQYPTTVTLSLSRRLRLIELSNQYNVTIIEDDYDNEFHFGYRPILPISSFPELHNYVYIGTLSKVVAPALRIGYLVTKNQELLKKIGDLRKIIDVHGDVIMEQAVLQLIKEGAVKKHIRKATVHYKNKRDFVFELLKKCMIDIADFTLPEGGLAFWIVPKKQLDWDVVTQLLLDKNIKIIHPKQYSQNHVNGFRLSYGALSEEQLAQSIPLIAEVISKF from the coding sequence ATGTTGCGCCCTTGGAAATTAGAATTAGAAATTGATAAAAAGCTTGATAAAGCAGTGTATCTACAGATTGCAGATACTATTATCACGGATATCCGCTCAGGAAGATTAAAAGCAGGAGATGCACTGCCCGGAAGCAGAAATCTTGCCCAGACTTTAAAAATTAACCGAAATACAGTGGTGGAAGCCTATCAGGTTCTGATTAATGAAGAATGGGTAATTTCAAGAGAAAGGAAAGGTATTTTTGTATCCGAAAAGCTTCCTCTGTTGCATGAAAAAAATGCAGATGCAATGCATGATTCTCAAAATCAACGGGCTATGCCTAACGGAGTTCTGATCAATTTTGATGATGGTCATCCTGATAGTAAAATTGCGCCTGTCAATGAACTGGCAAGAGCTTACAGGCAAATCTTCAGTATCAAAGCCAAATGGCAAATGATGGGTTATGGAGATGAACATGGCGATGTAGAGTTCAGGAAAATGATCTCCCAGATGCTTAATCATCAGCGCGGAATGCATATTCATGAAAATGAAATTTCTATTACCCGTGGCAGCCAGATGGGAATGTTTCTTACCGCCCAGACTCTTCTAACTTCCGGAGACCAGGTTATTGTAGAAGATCCAGGATATCAGCCTGCATGGCAAGCCTTTCAATATGCCGGAGCTCAGCTTTTGCGTGTGCCTGTGGATAAAGAAGGAATCAATATAGAAACTATTGAGAGACTTTTGACAGAGCATCAGAACGTCAAAGCCCTATACATTACTCCTCACAGACAATATCCTACTACGGTTACGCTGAGTCTGTCAAGAAGATTAAGATTGATTGAATTATCAAACCAGTATAATGTAACGATTATTGAAGATGATTATGATAATGAATTTCATTTTGGATATCGTCCTATTCTACCCATTTCGAGCTTTCCGGAACTTCACAATTATGTGTATATCGGAACATTGAGTAAAGTGGTAGCACCAGCTTTGAGAATTGGGTATCTGGTCACTAAAAACCAGGAATTGCTGAAAAAAATTGGTGATCTGAGAAAGATCATTGATGTTCATGGAGATGTCATCATGGAACAGGCAGTTCTTCAGCTGATCAAAGAAGGAGCTGTGAAAAAGCATATCAGAAAAGCAACCGTTCATTATAAAAATAAAAGAGATTTTGTTTTTGAACTGTTGAAAAAATGTATGATCGATATTGCAGATTTTACTTTGCCTGAAGGTGGTCTCGCCTTTTGGATTGTTCCTAAAAAACAACTGGATTGGGATGTGGTAACGCAATTATTACTGGATAAAAATATTAAGATTATTCATCCGAAACAATACAGTCAAAATCATGTGAATGGTTTCAGATTAAGCTATGGAGCACTTTCCGAGGAACAGCTGGCACAAAGTATTCCTTTGATTGCTGAGGTCATTTCTAAATTTTAA
- a CDS encoding cupin domain-containing protein, translating to MDKKQFSSKDFHETFARPKYVKPSHLIHKNVENAGEHNQFSTERKHPVFFVDLPSKNVSMTIGGLTPGQQTNRHRHTYETVLFVIEGKGWTEVEDERVYWEAGDAVYIPSWAWHKHQNLSDTEPAKYIACENAPQLQNLGVALREEEGRDL from the coding sequence ATGGACAAGAAACAATTCAGTTCTAAAGATTTCCACGAAACTTTTGCAAGACCAAAGTATGTAAAACCAAGCCATTTAATTCATAAAAATGTAGAGAACGCAGGGGAACACAACCAGTTTTCAACGGAGAGAAAGCATCCGGTTTTCTTTGTTGATCTTCCAAGTAAAAATGTAAGCATGACCATTGGTGGATTAACGCCCGGACAGCAAACAAACAGACACCGTCATACTTATGAAACGGTATTATTTGTAATCGAAGGAAAAGGCTGGACAGAAGTAGAGGATGAAAGAGTATACTGGGAAGCTGGAGATGCGGTTTATATTCCTTCATGGGCTTGGCATAAACACCAAAATTTAAGTGATACGGAACCTGCCAAATATATTGCCTGCGAAAATGCTCCTCAACTGCAAAACTTAGGAGTGGCTTTGAGAGAAGAAGAAGGCAGAGACCTTTAG
- a CDS encoding Atu1372/SO_1960 family protein, translating into MKKLCLFFILILLSNTTNIMAQNKAKILVLIHSDNGGTYNLAKEIAKGIESENNAVPYIKLVKASENPNLKDIPVATVDELTNYDGIAFGSPVYFGNISTGMSEFLSKTVQLWTSHALEGVPATVFMSAGSGAGKELALQAFWNSLAVHGMVLVSNGIRGTEELNKAIPQGNTVLGVTSMASLKDVERPTKGERNIAELQGRNFAKVVWALKDIRPKKTVAVAENRQNFNEILKQKNIMLPQVPKPAGNYQPFVRSGNLVFINQVALKDGKIFKPGKLGVEVNEQQVKEATKVTMLNVISVLNEAVGGDLSRVKQCVQLTGIFNTKDDYTKHADLMNVASDLAVEVFGEKGKHARATLGASSIPVGSSVEIQAVFEVE; encoded by the coding sequence ATGAAAAAACTATGTCTTTTTTTTATTTTAATTTTATTATCTAATACCACCAATATCATGGCACAAAATAAAGCTAAAATATTAGTTCTTATCCATTCAGACAATGGCGGAACTTACAACCTGGCTAAAGAAATAGCCAAAGGAATTGAAAGTGAAAATAATGCAGTTCCTTATATTAAATTGGTTAAAGCTTCAGAAAATCCCAACCTGAAGGATATACCAGTGGCAACAGTAGATGAACTTACAAATTATGATGGAATCGCCTTTGGATCACCGGTTTATTTCGGGAACATTAGTACCGGAATGAGCGAATTCTTATCGAAAACTGTTCAGTTGTGGACCAGCCATGCTTTGGAAGGAGTTCCGGCTACCGTTTTCATGTCTGCAGGAAGTGGAGCAGGAAAAGAACTGGCACTTCAGGCATTCTGGAACAGTCTTGCTGTGCACGGAATGGTACTGGTGTCTAATGGAATCCGCGGAACAGAAGAATTGAATAAAGCAATTCCACAGGGAAATACAGTATTGGGAGTTACCAGTATGGCTTCTTTAAAAGATGTGGAAAGGCCTACCAAAGGAGAGCGAAATATTGCCGAACTTCAGGGAAGAAATTTTGCAAAAGTAGTATGGGCATTAAAAGATATACGACCGAAAAAAACGGTAGCTGTTGCTGAAAATCGTCAGAATTTTAATGAAATCTTAAAGCAGAAAAATATTATGCTTCCACAGGTTCCCAAACCGGCAGGGAATTATCAGCCTTTTGTCCGTTCCGGAAATCTGGTATTTATCAATCAGGTTGCTTTGAAAGACGGCAAAATTTTCAAGCCCGGAAAATTAGGAGTGGAAGTTAATGAACAGCAGGTGAAGGAGGCAACAAAAGTGACTATGCTGAATGTTATTTCTGTATTGAATGAAGCGGTAGGAGGAGATTTAAGCAGAGTGAAGCAGTGTGTACAACTTACAGGAATTTTCAATACCAAAGATGATTATACAAAACATGCAGATCTAATGAATGTTGCTTCTGATCTGGCGGTTGAAGTTTTCGGAGAAAAAGGGAAACATGCCAGAGCTACTTTAGGTGCTTCATCTATTCCTGTGGGCTCTTCCGTAGAGATTCAGGCGGTTTTTGAAGTAGAGTAG